A single window of Fischerella sp. PCC 9605 DNA harbors:
- a CDS encoding M20 metallopeptidase family protein: MVSTFPNSAADLSRVRLSIRSLQAQLVEWRRRLHQKPELGFQEKLTAEFVSQKLQEWGIEHQTGIAKTGIVAVIHGNQQLKASNLKSKVLAIRADMDALPIQEQNEVTYRSQHDGVMHACGHDGHTAIALGTAYYLQQHRQDFAGTVKIIFQPAEEGPGGAKPMIEEGVLKNPDVDAIIGLHLWNNLPLGTVGVRAGALMAAVESFNCTIFGKGGHGAMPHQTVDSVVVAAQIVNALQTIVARNVNPIDSAVVTVGELHAGTKRNVIADTASMSGTVRYFNPALKGFFSQRIEQIIAGVCQSHGASYDFKQWELYPATINNAEMAELVRSVAEEVVETPLGIVPECQTMGGEDMSYFLQEVPGCYFFLGSANPAKNLAYPHHHPRFDFDETALAMGVEMFVRCVEKFFS, from the coding sequence ATGGTTTCGACATTTCCAAACTCTGCTGCTGACTTATCTCGCGTTCGCCTCTCGATTCGTTCATTGCAAGCGCAACTTGTGGAGTGGCGGCGACGACTGCATCAAAAACCAGAACTAGGCTTTCAAGAAAAACTCACCGCTGAGTTTGTCTCCCAGAAGTTGCAGGAATGGGGAATTGAGCATCAAACTGGCATTGCCAAGACTGGTATAGTCGCTGTGATTCACGGCAATCAACAGCTAAAAGCATCCAATCTAAAATCGAAAGTGCTGGCGATTCGGGCAGATATGGATGCTTTACCCATCCAAGAACAGAATGAAGTAACCTATCGTTCCCAGCACGATGGCGTTATGCACGCTTGCGGTCATGATGGACATACTGCGATCGCTCTTGGTACAGCCTATTATCTCCAACAGCATCGCCAAGACTTTGCTGGTACTGTGAAAATTATCTTTCAACCAGCCGAAGAAGGGCCGGGAGGGGCAAAGCCGATGATTGAAGAGGGGGTGCTGAAAAACCCTGATGTAGACGCAATTATCGGTTTACACCTGTGGAATAATTTGCCCTTGGGAACAGTGGGTGTGCGGGCTGGTGCGTTAATGGCTGCTGTGGAATCTTTCAACTGCACCATTTTTGGCAAAGGCGGACACGGTGCCATGCCCCATCAAACCGTTGATTCTGTGGTGGTTGCTGCCCAAATTGTCAACGCCCTGCAAACTATTGTTGCTCGCAATGTCAATCCGATTGATTCAGCGGTGGTGACAGTGGGCGAACTCCATGCTGGTACTAAGCGCAACGTGATTGCAGATACAGCCAGCATGAGTGGTACAGTTAGGTATTTTAATCCCGCTTTGAAAGGCTTTTTCTCACAGCGCATCGAACAGATTATTGCTGGAGTTTGCCAAAGTCATGGTGCTAGTTACGACTTCAAACAGTGGGAACTTTACCCAGCCACAATCAATAATGCGGAGATGGCAGAACTAGTGCGATCGGTTGCGGAAGAAGTCGTAGAAACGCCCTTAGGTATTGTGCCAGAGTGCCAAACTATGGGGGGTGAAGATATGTCCTACTTCCTGCAAGAGGTACCTGGTTGCTATTTTTTCTTGGGTTCTGCTAACCCGGCTAAGAACTTGGCCTATCCCCACCATCATCCCCGGTTCGATTTTGATGAAACGGCGTTGGCGATGGGTGTAGAAATGTTTGTTCGATGTGTGGAGAAATTTTTTAGTTGA